The following proteins are co-located in the Streptomyces sp. Ag109_O5-10 genome:
- a CDS encoding HAD family hydrolase — MRLALFDLDGTLVDRRSAFPDAIAQLSHDHGYGPEIERWLVTELKDRANRSDFERLQATFQLNESADHLWRVYVDRMAAAVHCRPAVLDSLARLRAAGWNIGVATNGSSDIQRAKIQATGLADLIDGVAASGDIDVRKPDPRLFELAAARCGTQLTPGDWMTGDNPETDIAGGYKAGLRTIWVDGRPWPASLATPHHTVGDVTEAIDYLLTHSAE, encoded by the coding sequence ATGCGTCTCGCCCTCTTCGACCTGGACGGAACCCTCGTCGACCGCCGATCGGCCTTCCCGGACGCCATCGCCCAGCTCAGCCACGATCACGGCTACGGCCCCGAGATCGAGCGCTGGCTGGTCACCGAACTGAAAGACCGAGCGAACCGCAGCGACTTTGAGCGCCTGCAGGCCACCTTCCAGCTCAACGAGTCGGCCGACCATCTGTGGCGCGTGTACGTGGACCGCATGGCGGCCGCCGTGCACTGCCGCCCGGCCGTCCTTGACAGCCTGGCACGACTCCGGGCCGCCGGGTGGAACATAGGCGTTGCGACCAACGGCTCCAGCGACATCCAGCGCGCCAAAATCCAGGCAACCGGCCTTGCGGACCTGATCGACGGGGTCGCCGCGTCCGGAGACATAGACGTCCGCAAGCCGGACCCTCGGCTCTTCGAGCTCGCCGCCGCACGGTGCGGCACCCAGCTCACCCCCGGCGACTGGATGACCGGAGACAACCCCGAAACCGACATCGCCGGAGGCTACAAAGCAGGGCTCCGCACCATCTGGGTCGACGGCCGCCCCTGGCCCGCCAGTCTTGCCACACCCCACCACACCGTCGGTGACGTCACCGAGGCCATCGACTACCTCCTCACCCACTCCGCGGAGTAG
- a CDS encoding NAD(P)-dependent oxidoreductase: MPHQPIVGILHPGSMGAAVAACAATNANTVLWCEAGRSPATIARAERFALTGMATLTELLDRSDIVLSLCPPAAAEELAHEVAEHGFTGVYVEANAINPERTVRIAELLGSTAIVVDGGVIGSPPVGGKSPTLFLSGPTAAVTEVDALFAGTDVQTGILGTEVGKASALKLSYASFQKTSRVLVALSVGLAHQHGVDQELLQVAARRSDSYLAEPEYIAKTAARAWRWGPEMEEVADALAAAGLPPEMLRAAASTLARWNDAKDDAELTLTDALDRLAQP, encoded by the coding sequence ATGCCCCACCAGCCGATTGTCGGCATCCTGCACCCCGGCAGCATGGGCGCCGCCGTCGCCGCCTGCGCCGCGACGAACGCGAACACGGTCCTGTGGTGCGAGGCCGGACGCAGCCCCGCGACCATCGCGCGCGCCGAGCGGTTCGCCCTGACCGGGATGGCCACGCTGACGGAGCTGCTGGACCGCAGCGACATCGTCCTCAGCCTCTGCCCGCCGGCCGCTGCCGAGGAGCTGGCCCACGAGGTCGCCGAGCACGGCTTCACCGGCGTGTACGTGGAGGCGAACGCCATCAACCCCGAGCGAACTGTGCGGATCGCCGAGTTGCTCGGGTCCACGGCGATCGTCGTCGATGGAGGCGTCATCGGTTCCCCGCCGGTGGGCGGCAAGAGCCCGACCCTGTTCCTGTCCGGCCCTACTGCCGCGGTCACCGAGGTCGACGCGCTGTTCGCCGGCACTGACGTGCAGACGGGGATCTTGGGCACGGAGGTCGGGAAGGCGTCCGCGCTGAAACTGTCGTACGCCAGCTTCCAGAAGACCTCCCGCGTGCTCGTGGCGCTCTCGGTCGGCCTCGCCCACCAGCACGGCGTCGACCAGGAGCTCCTCCAGGTCGCCGCCCGGCGCAGCGACTCGTACCTCGCCGAGCCCGAATACATCGCCAAGACCGCGGCCCGCGCCTGGCGGTGGGGCCCGGAAATGGAAGAGGTCGCCGACGCGCTCGCCGCGGCCGGCCTCCCCCCGGAGATGCTGCGCGCGGCCGCGTCCACGCTGGCACGCTGGAACGACGCCAAGGACGACGCCGAGCTCACGCTCACCGACGCCCTCGACAGGCTCGCCCAGCCGTAG
- a CDS encoding guanylate kinase, translating into MKHGVVLYGPPAAGKDTVTRALAHLASSYRQFKRLKVGSGKRDGYRMGTAEQLLALEAAGDVVYANRRYGNTYAVDRPGLAAAFAAGVPVLHLGQIDGIRAVVGGYPALWSTVLLWCPREVTAHRSEARGDRDTAARLAAWEATQEDLDAHRDMVWDLTVDTSSVSPQESARLIEQLLVQRVGAASV; encoded by the coding sequence ATGAAGCACGGCGTCGTCCTCTACGGGCCGCCTGCCGCGGGCAAGGACACCGTCACCCGAGCTCTGGCCCACCTCGCCTCTTCTTACCGGCAGTTCAAGCGCCTGAAGGTCGGATCGGGCAAGCGCGACGGCTACCGGATGGGCACCGCCGAGCAGCTGCTCGCGCTGGAGGCCGCGGGCGACGTCGTCTATGCGAACCGGCGGTACGGCAACACCTACGCGGTCGACCGGCCCGGGCTCGCGGCGGCGTTCGCGGCCGGGGTGCCGGTGCTGCACCTCGGGCAGATCGACGGCATCCGAGCCGTGGTCGGCGGCTACCCGGCGCTCTGGTCGACGGTGCTGCTGTGGTGCCCGAGGGAGGTGACCGCGCACCGGTCCGAAGCGCGGGGTGACCGCGATACCGCCGCGCGGCTGGCGGCGTGGGAGGCGACGCAGGAGGACCTGGACGCGCACCGGGACATGGTCTGGGACCTGACCGTGGACACCTCGTCGGTCTCCCCGCAGGAGTCGGCGCGGCTCATTGAACAGCTGCTGGTGCAGCGGGTGGGAGCGGCGTCGGTATGA
- a CDS encoding AAA family ATPase: MVKTEADGVGKRAGWRPDKLREHRERHGLTLEEAGERLRLVAEQAGLKDVPAANPQTLSQHETGESYPGPPYRRAYCLLYRATEPSLGFRPALPGEETKFEVTPLPEQRNGLHVIAVERALTRIADGDGFDSYSWQQRVMEAWKRRRTGGDPHKPCVVLVGGFAGSGKTEFARFLTQLTGWPLVDKDPLTRPLVEPLLTALGSQAHDRHTDLYREKVRPAEYAALMQAVYSNVSCGISTVVTAPFIAELTDQAWMERLINRCASHGVDVAPIWVQCDVESMHEYISHRGAARDAWKLERWEEYIATVNVNLRPVVPHLVVDNRMGGAISLADQARQAIGAVAV; the protein is encoded by the coding sequence ATGGTGAAGACGGAGGCTGACGGGGTGGGTAAGCGCGCAGGGTGGCGCCCGGACAAGCTCAGAGAGCATCGGGAGCGGCACGGGCTGACGCTCGAGGAAGCCGGCGAGCGGCTACGGCTGGTTGCCGAGCAGGCCGGGCTGAAGGACGTGCCGGCCGCGAACCCCCAGACTCTGAGCCAGCACGAGACGGGCGAGAGCTACCCCGGGCCGCCGTACCGGCGGGCCTACTGCCTGTTGTACCGGGCGACCGAGCCGTCGCTCGGGTTCCGGCCGGCGCTGCCCGGTGAGGAGACCAAGTTCGAGGTCACCCCGCTTCCTGAGCAGCGGAATGGTCTGCACGTGATAGCTGTCGAGCGGGCGTTGACGCGGATCGCGGACGGGGACGGGTTCGACAGCTACAGCTGGCAGCAGCGGGTGATGGAGGCGTGGAAGCGCCGTCGTACCGGTGGCGATCCGCACAAGCCGTGCGTGGTGCTGGTGGGCGGGTTCGCGGGCTCCGGCAAGACCGAGTTCGCTCGGTTCTTGACGCAGTTGACGGGCTGGCCGCTGGTCGACAAGGACCCGTTGACGCGGCCGCTCGTAGAACCGCTGCTGACCGCGCTGGGATCGCAAGCGCACGACCGGCATACCGACCTCTACCGGGAGAAGGTCCGGCCCGCCGAGTACGCCGCGCTGATGCAGGCCGTCTACTCGAACGTCTCGTGCGGCATCAGCACCGTGGTGACCGCCCCCTTCATCGCTGAGCTCACGGACCAAGCATGGATGGAGCGCCTGATCAACCGGTGCGCGTCGCACGGCGTCGACGTGGCGCCGATCTGGGTGCAGTGCGATGTGGAGTCGATGCACGAGTACATCTCGCACCGCGGCGCGGCCCGGGACGCCTGGAAGCTGGAGCGGTGGGAGGAATACATCGCCACCGTCAACGTGAACCTCCGTCCGGTCGTCCCGCACCTGGTGGTGGACAACCGGATGGGGGGCGCGATCTCGCTCGCGGATCAGGCCCGGCAGGCGATCGGGGCGGTGGCGGTATGA
- a CDS encoding GntR family transcriptional regulator — protein sequence MAADETGAQPTKAQQIADELKAAIERGDYGPGDRLPGEKALAEQHEVAGLTARTALKSLRTEGLIEMRKGASPRVMSFEPIRRHGIKRLARDQWGSGKTIWSADERLPDVDQIAVSESVTPPPHIRDVLGLTPSEMVCVRSRRYLMDGRPVMVAESYLPQSLVEGSPITQADTGPGGIYARLTDLGHAPARYREEVRVRMPTVGEAARLAIPAERSVIKLARTAFDAEGRVVEINEMTMDSAAYVLDYEFDA from the coding sequence ATGGCAGCAGACGAGACCGGCGCACAGCCCACCAAGGCCCAGCAGATCGCTGACGAACTGAAGGCGGCGATCGAGCGGGGCGACTACGGGCCTGGTGATCGCCTGCCGGGAGAGAAAGCGCTGGCTGAGCAGCACGAGGTTGCCGGCCTCACTGCCCGTACGGCACTGAAGAGCTTGCGCACAGAAGGCCTCATCGAAATGAGGAAGGGAGCCAGCCCTCGTGTCATGTCGTTCGAGCCCATTCGGCGCCACGGCATCAAGCGACTGGCCCGCGACCAGTGGGGAAGCGGAAAGACGATCTGGTCCGCAGACGAACGACTGCCGGATGTCGACCAGATCGCTGTCTCGGAAAGCGTCACCCCTCCGCCCCACATCAGGGACGTGCTTGGGCTGACTCCTAGCGAGATGGTTTGCGTACGGAGCCGTCGGTACCTGATGGACGGACGCCCTGTCATGGTCGCTGAGTCGTATTTGCCCCAGTCGCTGGTTGAGGGGTCTCCCATCACGCAAGCCGACACCGGCCCTGGCGGGATCTACGCTCGCCTGACAGATCTTGGCCACGCACCAGCGCGCTACCGAGAAGAGGTCCGGGTACGCATGCCCACTGTCGGCGAGGCGGCCCGCCTCGCCATCCCCGCTGAAAGATCGGTCATCAAGCTGGCCCGCACAGCCTTCGACGCTGAAGGGCGAGTCGTAGAGATCAACGAGATGACCATGGATTCGGCCGCGTACGTGCTGGACTACGAATTCGATGCCTAA
- a CDS encoding DUF5999 family protein: MCRHPVPCPTADSPDREAAAVVASHPEQGWSLLCNGLIAFDDTGDLLPDGQIVAPHRPV, encoded by the coding sequence CTGTGCCGGCACCCCGTGCCGTGCCCGACGGCGGACAGCCCGGACCGGGAGGCCGCCGCCGTGGTGGCCTCCCACCCGGAGCAGGGCTGGAGCCTGCTCTGCAACGGCCTGATCGCTTTCGACGACACCGGCGACCTGCTGCCCGACGGCCAGATCGTCGCACCGCACCGCCCCGTCTGA
- a CDS encoding DUF2637 domain-containing protein, which produces MTLLSVAAALGGTLVGVIGFAMSYSTLSEVALSWGFSHGLAPWFPVGVDASIIAFLALDLYLIRKSTPWPLLRMAAHAMTAATVWFNASSQGEIGADPVRAASHGVMPVLFVIGVEAARRLFIAKAQLEAGTATDRIPLHRWILSPIGTPRIYRRMRLYGVTSYPEMIRREQELIGYEQWLRRKYNGDLKDASEDERLPMTMAAYGYTVAEALALPERQEREAQERAEDAERRRLEAETRQEEAKARAEAARLEAAGRLETVRARVDAETGQARAHARAQVNAAERAAEQEEAALETALLAEARARQAAADRKAADEREAAAAADVRAADLERQAAEKRRLAAEADRAAAAQTQAIETAEIAEARKRAAEADKAAAEIEEAARETRRRAAEIDRLAADEEERAATARANAQDAREREAEAELRAAEKRLAAAETERRAVEAEDAARLTPRQRAVRKVARMILAADGIAEQLPLAAIQRELGVTSAGTASEYRQEAADLLADGYRPEQ; this is translated from the coding sequence ATGACCCTTCTGTCGGTGGCCGCTGCGCTCGGCGGCACGCTGGTCGGTGTCATCGGTTTCGCGATGTCCTACAGCACCCTCTCCGAAGTGGCGCTGAGCTGGGGATTCAGCCACGGGCTCGCGCCGTGGTTCCCGGTCGGCGTGGACGCGTCGATCATCGCGTTCCTGGCGCTGGACCTCTACCTGATCCGCAAGAGCACCCCGTGGCCGTTGCTGCGGATGGCCGCGCACGCCATGACGGCCGCGACCGTGTGGTTCAACGCGTCCTCGCAGGGCGAGATCGGCGCCGATCCGGTCCGGGCCGCCAGCCACGGCGTCATGCCGGTCCTGTTCGTGATCGGTGTGGAGGCCGCCCGGCGCCTGTTCATCGCAAAGGCGCAGCTCGAAGCGGGTACAGCTACCGACCGGATTCCGCTGCACCGCTGGATCCTCAGCCCGATCGGCACCCCGCGGATCTACCGCCGGATGCGGTTGTACGGGGTCACCTCCTACCCGGAGATGATCCGCCGTGAGCAGGAGCTCATCGGCTACGAGCAGTGGTTGCGCCGTAAGTACAACGGCGACCTCAAGGACGCGAGCGAGGACGAACGCCTCCCGATGACGATGGCCGCCTACGGCTACACCGTCGCCGAGGCCCTGGCCCTGCCCGAACGGCAGGAACGGGAGGCGCAGGAACGCGCTGAGGACGCCGAGCGCCGGCGCCTGGAGGCCGAGACCCGCCAGGAAGAGGCCAAGGCGCGGGCGGAGGCCGCCCGGCTGGAGGCGGCGGGCCGCCTGGAGACTGTCCGCGCCCGCGTGGACGCCGAGACCGGCCAGGCCCGCGCCCACGCCCGTGCGCAGGTCAACGCCGCTGAGCGGGCCGCCGAGCAGGAAGAGGCCGCCTTGGAGACCGCGTTGCTCGCCGAGGCCCGCGCCCGCCAGGCCGCCGCCGACCGTAAGGCCGCCGATGAACGCGAGGCCGCTGCCGCCGCCGACGTCCGCGCGGCCGACCTGGAACGTCAGGCAGCCGAGAAGCGGAGGCTCGCGGCGGAGGCCGACCGGGCCGCCGCCGCGCAGACGCAGGCGATCGAGACAGCCGAGATCGCCGAGGCCCGCAAGCGCGCTGCCGAAGCCGACAAGGCCGCTGCCGAAATCGAGGAGGCCGCCCGCGAAACGCGCCGCCGCGCCGCCGAAATCGACCGGCTGGCAGCGGACGAAGAGGAGCGTGCGGCGACCGCGCGGGCCAACGCGCAGGACGCCCGGGAGCGTGAAGCCGAAGCCGAACTGCGTGCCGCCGAAAAGCGGCTCGCTGCCGCCGAAACCGAGCGGCGCGCGGTCGAAGCCGAGGACGCCGCCCGACTCACTCCCCGCCAGCGCGCGGTCCGCAAGGTCGCCCGGATGATCCTCGCCGCCGACGGCATCGCCGAGCAGCTGCCGCTCGCAGCGATCCAGCGCGAGCTGGGTGTCACGTCGGCCGGCACCGCCTCCGAGTACCGCCAGGAGGCTGCCGACCTGCTCGCGGACGGCTACCGCCCCGAGCAGTGA